From a region of the Aeoliella mucimassa genome:
- a CDS encoding 3-keto-disaccharide hydrolase, with protein MSELVRMRWMWGLALVGVVALGAGRLTAEEVAETKEAAEEEGWISLFNGKDLTGWEANENPETFKVVDGELIVNGDRAHLFYTGDVCDHDFTNFEWKCEIMTKPKSNSGMYFHTKFQESGWPEKGYEVQVNCSHGDNKKSGGLYAVEDVLDKAPHKDNEWFTQHVIVKGNHVVIKVNGEVTCDYTEPEDVERPNGFKGRVLSSGTFAIQGHDPGSEVHFRKILVKPLDE; from the coding sequence ATGAGCGAACTAGTACGCATGCGTTGGATGTGGGGTTTGGCCCTGGTTGGGGTCGTCGCCCTGGGGGCGGGGCGGCTCACGGCCGAAGAAGTTGCCGAAACCAAAGAAGCCGCCGAAGAAGAAGGCTGGATCAGCCTGTTCAATGGCAAAGATCTGACCGGCTGGGAAGCCAATGAGAATCCTGAGACCTTCAAGGTGGTCGACGGCGAGCTGATCGTTAACGGCGATCGCGCTCACCTGTTCTACACTGGCGATGTCTGCGATCACGATTTCACTAACTTCGAGTGGAAGTGCGAGATCATGACCAAGCCGAAGTCGAACTCCGGCATGTACTTCCACACCAAGTTCCAGGAATCGGGCTGGCCCGAAAAGGGATACGAGGTGCAAGTAAACTGCAGCCATGGCGACAACAAGAAGTCGGGCGGCCTGTACGCAGTGGAGGACGTGCTCGATAAAGCTCCTCACAAAGACAACGAGTGGTTCACCCAGCATGTGATCGTCAAAGGCAATCACGTTGTGATCAAGGTAAACGGCGAAGTCACCTGCGATTACACCGAGCCAGAAGACGTCGAACGCCCCAACGGTTTCAAGGGTCGCGTTTTGTCGTCGGGTACCTTTGCCATCCAGGGCCACGATCCTGGTAGCGAGGTGCACTTCCGCAAGATTTTGGTGAAGCCGCTGGACGAATAA
- a CDS encoding 30S ribosomal protein S1: protein MVNRNLIREFDVSEEEWNEDIGIGLMEELPPEMLEEDTDISPEQIVEGKIVRVDDEFVIVDVGYKSEGMVPRSEWEEDEETGDSADEPPEIGQTVRVLVEDVEDVVGRHDDRGMIVLSKRKAEKIEKWISVMEKVHEGDTVSGVVERKIKGGLLVNIGVNVFLPASQVDIRRPHDIGEYIGQTIDCMVLKIDETRRNIVVSRRSLIEAERAKKKTELLKELEPGQVRTGVVKNLADFGAFVDLGGIDGLLHITDMSWGRINHPSEMVKIDDEIEVMILNIDYEKEKIALGLKQKQPSPWDNVATKYPVDSKVKGTVVNVMSYGAFVKLEDGIEGLVHISEMSWTKRINHPSELVQIDDEVEVVVLGINEEKQEISLGMKQTQDNPWDKVIERYPTGSMVKGRVRNLTNYGAFIEIEEGIDGLLHVSDMSWTRKIGHPSEVVEKGQEIECKVLSVDQERRRIALGLKQLDEDPWATDIPDRYQPGQLVSGKVTKITNFGVFVGLEDGLEGLLHISELADHKVENPSDLVNVGDEIEVKVLRVDIDDRKIGLSRKRVEWAEQDEIEAEMAENRTSDGKELKGGIGGDSGPLFKAAAEEAPAAETSEEGEE, encoded by the coding sequence ATGGTCAATCGTAATTTAATTCGTGAGTTTGACGTTTCGGAAGAAGAATGGAACGAGGACATCGGCATTGGGCTGATGGAAGAGTTGCCGCCCGAGATGTTGGAAGAGGACACCGACATCTCGCCCGAGCAAATCGTCGAGGGCAAGATCGTTCGTGTTGACGACGAATTCGTCATCGTAGACGTCGGCTACAAAAGCGAGGGCATGGTTCCCCGCAGCGAGTGGGAGGAAGACGAAGAAACCGGCGACTCCGCCGATGAACCGCCAGAGATAGGGCAAACCGTACGCGTCCTGGTCGAGGACGTAGAAGATGTGGTTGGCCGCCACGACGATCGCGGGATGATCGTTCTGAGCAAGCGGAAGGCCGAGAAGATCGAGAAGTGGATCAGCGTCATGGAGAAAGTCCATGAAGGCGACACGGTCTCGGGCGTGGTCGAGCGCAAGATCAAGGGTGGTCTGCTCGTCAACATCGGCGTCAACGTGTTCCTGCCTGCCAGCCAGGTGGACATCCGCCGTCCGCACGACATTGGAGAATACATTGGGCAGACCATCGACTGCATGGTGCTCAAGATCGACGAAACCCGTCGCAACATCGTGGTCAGCCGCCGCAGCTTGATCGAAGCCGAGCGTGCCAAGAAGAAGACCGAACTGCTCAAGGAACTGGAACCAGGTCAAGTCCGCACCGGTGTGGTCAAGAACCTGGCCGACTTCGGTGCGTTCGTCGACCTTGGTGGTATCGACGGTCTGTTGCACATCACCGACATGAGCTGGGGGCGCATCAACCATCCATCCGAGATGGTGAAGATCGACGACGAGATCGAGGTGATGATCCTCAACATCGACTACGAAAAAGAGAAAATCGCCCTGGGCCTCAAGCAAAAGCAGCCCAGCCCGTGGGACAACGTTGCCACGAAGTACCCGGTGGACTCGAAGGTCAAGGGCACGGTTGTCAACGTGATGAGCTACGGTGCCTTCGTCAAGCTCGAAGATGGCATCGAAGGTCTGGTGCACATCAGCGAGATGTCGTGGACCAAGCGTATCAACCATCCTTCGGAATTGGTTCAGATCGACGACGAAGTCGAAGTGGTCGTGCTTGGTATCAACGAAGAGAAGCAAGAAATCTCTTTGGGTATGAAGCAAACCCAGGACAACCCATGGGACAAGGTTATCGAACGTTACCCCACTGGTTCGATGGTCAAAGGCCGCGTGCGGAACCTCACCAACTACGGTGCCTTTATCGAAATCGAAGAAGGCATCGATGGCTTGCTGCATGTCAGCGACATGTCGTGGACCCGTAAGATTGGTCACCCCAGCGAAGTGGTCGAAAAGGGCCAGGAAATCGAGTGCAAGGTGCTGTCGGTCGACCAGGAACGTCGCCGTATCGCGCTGGGCCTCAAGCAGCTGGACGAAGATCCTTGGGCCACCGACATTCCCGATCGTTACCAACCTGGCCAACTGGTCAGCGGTAAGGTAACCAAGATCACCAACTTCGGCGTATTCGTCGGACTGGAAGATGGTCTGGAAGGCTTGCTGCACATCTCGGAACTGGCCGATCACAAGGTCGAGAATCCCTCGGACCTGGTGAACGTCGGCGACGAGATCGAGGTCAAGGTACTGCGTGTCGATATCGACGATCGCAAGATTGGCCTGTCGCGCAAGCGTGTCGAATGGGCCGAGCAGGACGAGATCGAAGCCGAAATGGCAGAGAATCGCACCTCGGATGGCAAGGAACTGAAGGGTGGTATCGGAGGCGACTCCGGCCCGCTGTTCAAGGCTGCCGCCGAAGAAGCTCCTGCTGCTGAAACTTCGGAAGAAGGCGAAGAATAG
- a CDS encoding sigma-70 family RNA polymerase sigma factor yields MPSTKKRKSSSSVQTPLETYLREINETALLNAEEEKELAIRIGEGDVTARDRMVRANLRLVVNIARGYSGKGLSLQDLIEEGNLGLLRAVEGFDPAMGTRFSTYASYWIKQSIKRALINTGKTIRIPAYMVELLSKWRRATARLTEELDRTPTPEEIARILGLPKKKLPIIKKAIKIYNATPQTDQAEAGWSLGDLVMDERQRTPDDTLVESDSLHHVMQMLSSMDTREATVLKMRFGLEGHEPRTLKEIGEQLGLTRERVRQIETEALKKMAAGLEDPRDRKLLFGAVRKDD; encoded by the coding sequence ATGCCCTCTACCAAGAAGCGCAAATCCAGTTCGTCCGTGCAAACACCGCTGGAAACCTACTTGCGCGAAATCAATGAGACAGCGCTACTAAACGCTGAAGAAGAAAAGGAACTGGCCATTCGTATTGGCGAAGGGGACGTGACAGCGCGCGACCGAATGGTTCGTGCCAATCTGCGTCTCGTGGTGAATATCGCCCGTGGCTACTCCGGCAAAGGCCTCAGTCTGCAAGACTTGATTGAAGAAGGCAACCTTGGTTTGCTGCGAGCCGTCGAAGGATTCGATCCTGCGATGGGTACTCGTTTCAGCACCTATGCCAGTTACTGGATCAAGCAGTCGATCAAACGAGCTTTGATCAACACCGGCAAGACGATCCGCATTCCCGCGTACATGGTAGAGCTGCTCTCGAAGTGGCGGCGCGCTACCGCGCGTCTCACCGAGGAGTTGGATCGCACGCCGACGCCGGAAGAGATCGCCCGCATTCTGGGTCTGCCCAAGAAGAAGTTGCCGATCATCAAGAAGGCGATCAAGATCTACAACGCGACTCCGCAAACGGATCAGGCGGAAGCGGGCTGGAGCCTCGGCGACCTAGTAATGGATGAGCGCCAACGAACTCCTGACGACACGCTGGTTGAGTCCGACAGCCTGCACCATGTGATGCAGATGCTCTCGTCGATGGACACCCGCGAAGCCACGGTGTTGAAGATGCGGTTTGGCCTAGAAGGTCACGAACCGAGAACCCTGAAGGAAATCGGTGAGCAGTTGGGGCTGACTCGCGAGCGAGTTCGCCAGATTGAAACCGAAGCACTCAAGAAGATGGCCGCAGGTTTGGAAGATCCTCGCGATCGCAAACTCCTGTTCGGAGCGGTTCGCAAGGACGACTGA
- a CDS encoding cellulase family glycosylhydrolase codes for MSRMVSLLSCCAALVALVGSFGGSSVSAAEQWSAEKANEWYDELPWMVGCNYAPATAINQLEMWQADTFDPETIDIELGWASDIGFNTVRVFLHDVAWKEDPDGFFKRVDKFLEIADRHGIRSMVVIFDGVWDPDSQAGPQRRPRPGVHNSGWLQSPGRYILSNDERQDALEPYVKAVVKRYANDKRVLIWDLFNEPCNTNASSYGPLELPNKDERAERLVRKTFAWAREVGPSQPLTVGFWQGGPWDDSEKLNLTHTAAAELSDVITFHDYGDEDSLRGRIDALKTYGRPIMCTEYMARGNGSTFRMALPIMKSENVGAYNWGLVAGKTQTNYPWQTWQMPIMGEPKPWHHEVFYSDGKPYSQEEVELIKQLTERGK; via the coding sequence ATGAGTCGAATGGTCAGCTTGTTGTCGTGTTGTGCTGCTTTGGTCGCACTAGTTGGTAGCTTTGGTGGTTCTAGTGTTTCTGCGGCCGAGCAATGGTCGGCGGAAAAGGCCAACGAGTGGTACGACGAGCTACCCTGGATGGTCGGCTGCAACTACGCACCAGCAACGGCCATCAATCAGCTCGAGATGTGGCAGGCCGACACCTTCGACCCCGAGACCATCGACATAGAACTCGGCTGGGCGAGCGACATTGGCTTCAACACAGTGCGTGTCTTCCTGCACGATGTCGCTTGGAAGGAAGACCCTGATGGATTCTTCAAGCGGGTCGACAAGTTTCTCGAGATTGCCGACCGCCATGGCATTCGGTCGATGGTGGTGATTTTCGACGGAGTCTGGGATCCCGATTCGCAAGCCGGGCCACAGCGCCGCCCTCGTCCTGGGGTGCATAACAGCGGATGGCTGCAGAGTCCCGGTCGCTACATCCTGTCGAACGACGAGCGGCAAGATGCCCTTGAGCCCTACGTGAAAGCAGTGGTAAAGCGATACGCCAACGACAAGCGGGTGTTGATTTGGGACTTGTTCAACGAGCCATGCAATACCAACGCTAGCAGCTATGGACCGTTAGAGCTACCGAATAAAGACGAGCGGGCAGAGCGACTAGTCCGCAAGACATTTGCCTGGGCCCGCGAAGTGGGACCAAGCCAACCTCTGACGGTCGGCTTCTGGCAAGGTGGTCCCTGGGATGACTCGGAGAAGTTGAATCTCACCCATACCGCAGCGGCGGAGTTGAGCGACGTGATTACTTTTCACGACTATGGCGACGAAGATTCGTTGCGCGGACGCATCGACGCTCTGAAGACCTACGGGCGACCCATCATGTGCACCGAGTACATGGCCCGCGGCAACGGCAGCACCTTTCGCATGGCGCTACCGATCATGAAGAGTGAAAACGTGGGGGCTTACAACTGGGGATTGGTTGCCGGCAAGACGCAAACCAACTATCCCTGGCAGACCTGGCAAATGCCAATCATGGGCGAGCCCAAGCCATGGCACCACGAGGTGTTCTACTCCGATGGCAAGCCTTACAGCCAGGAAGAAGTCGAGCTGATCAAGCAACTCACCGAACGCGGAAAGTAG
- a CDS encoding BamA/OMP85 family outer membrane protein has product MVADIRIEGARSVPAPTVLKELKTRIGRPYDPLLVQADVKRLFTLPWFVNVETYTDQSNDGVVVIFKVVERPTVRYIEFLGNNSIKDKKLLKETGLNVGGALSPYQVEEARSRIEQLYKENGFNRVQVRVVEGDQSGDRAIVFDINEGPQQKVGAVKFEGNQFASDGRLKTKIQTKPGMLFGLFKGYIDPKSLESDQNRLTNYYRQFGFFQARVSPILEWSDDDSRVTIRWIINEGPQSSVRQVRILGNELFATTDLKAGLKLQDTNQYEQAKLTGDVEWLKELYGSRGYVFTDVKADVRYLDEPGQVDLVYTIDEGERYRVGRIFVHIGGENPHTRISTALNRLSIKPGEIMDIREIHASERRLQASSLFLADPSRNVFPSISFRIPEVEDEMLASDDPVYRGQNPAPEPADPVVPVQGKPGTYMVERPSIPGTPGSNMDVHLYFDGDSTEPEVTAVKPSVYTVHKTPVGSTASDSGIRNKAYSGLNFKTSSPYHQAPTVPSLQDTVIRGQSPDPITVGWASGSTPEPRSASELMPAGVGGQVVQATGPSAVPAGANQVNQVQYNEQGPFGPPPVPPTNVSPITPYPQDDLIVPGTNGLPTSLDPTVDVFLDLEETQTGRFMLGVGINSDAGVVGQILLDERNFDWRRPPRSWQDVVNGTAWRGGGQRLRIEAAPGSQVNRYLVNFQEPFLMGTPISLGLSGSYYDRRYEDWDEGRLGGKISLGYQWVQSDVSTVFTYRGESVNISNPSNSAEPQLAEVLGDNVLHGFKAAVVNDTRDSTFLATQGHRLEFYGEQVIGTYDYPRIGFDAKKYFLVHERADHSGRHVVSLTSQVDYSGSNTPLYDQYFAGGFSTMRGFDFRGASPVSNGVIVGGEFLWLNSVEYMFPITADDMFHGVVFCDFGTVEPKVEINDFRVSPGFGFRITVPAMGPAPIALDFAFPVAKADFDDTQVFSFSIGFLR; this is encoded by the coding sequence GTGGTTGCTGATATTCGTATCGAAGGAGCCCGCTCGGTACCTGCCCCTACGGTGCTTAAAGAACTCAAGACTCGTATCGGTCGTCCCTACGATCCACTGTTGGTACAAGCTGACGTGAAGCGACTGTTTACGCTCCCTTGGTTTGTGAACGTGGAAACCTATACCGACCAAAGCAACGATGGTGTCGTCGTCATTTTTAAGGTCGTCGAACGTCCCACGGTTCGGTACATCGAATTCCTGGGTAACAACAGCATCAAGGACAAGAAGCTGCTGAAGGAAACAGGGCTGAATGTTGGGGGAGCCTTGAGTCCCTATCAGGTGGAAGAAGCCCGTAGCCGAATCGAACAGCTCTACAAAGAAAATGGCTTTAATCGCGTGCAGGTGCGCGTGGTAGAGGGAGATCAGTCTGGCGATCGGGCGATTGTGTTCGATATCAACGAAGGACCCCAGCAGAAGGTCGGGGCGGTTAAGTTCGAAGGCAATCAGTTTGCCAGCGATGGCCGCTTGAAGACCAAGATTCAAACCAAACCCGGAATGCTGTTTGGTTTGTTCAAAGGGTACATCGATCCGAAGAGTCTCGAATCGGATCAAAACCGTCTGACGAACTACTATCGCCAGTTTGGTTTCTTCCAGGCGCGTGTCAGTCCCATCCTGGAATGGAGCGACGACGATAGCAGAGTCACCATTCGTTGGATTATCAACGAAGGACCGCAATCGTCGGTGCGGCAAGTTCGCATTCTCGGCAACGAGCTTTTTGCGACGACGGATCTGAAAGCAGGCCTGAAGCTGCAAGACACCAACCAGTACGAACAAGCCAAGCTAACTGGCGACGTCGAATGGCTCAAGGAACTCTATGGCAGCCGAGGCTATGTGTTTACTGACGTGAAGGCCGACGTACGCTACCTCGACGAGCCTGGTCAGGTTGATTTGGTCTACACGATCGACGAAGGGGAGCGTTACCGCGTCGGACGAATCTTCGTTCACATCGGCGGCGAGAATCCCCATACTCGTATCAGTACTGCCCTCAATCGTTTGTCGATCAAACCGGGGGAGATCATGGATATTCGCGAAATCCATGCGAGCGAACGCCGGTTGCAGGCGAGTAGCCTGTTCTTGGCTGACCCTTCCCGAAACGTTTTCCCGTCGATTTCCTTCCGCATTCCGGAAGTAGAAGACGAAATGCTTGCCAGCGACGATCCTGTGTATCGGGGGCAGAATCCTGCGCCTGAACCTGCTGATCCAGTAGTACCCGTGCAAGGAAAGCCGGGCACCTACATGGTGGAGCGTCCCAGCATTCCTGGTACGCCTGGTAGCAATATGGACGTGCACTTGTATTTCGATGGAGATTCGACGGAACCGGAAGTTACTGCAGTGAAACCATCGGTGTATACGGTACATAAAACGCCCGTTGGTTCGACAGCTAGCGATTCCGGTATTCGAAACAAAGCTTACAGTGGGTTGAACTTTAAAACTTCCAGTCCATACCATCAGGCTCCCACGGTGCCCTCTTTGCAGGACACTGTCATACGGGGGCAGTCCCCCGATCCCATAACGGTGGGATGGGCCAGCGGTAGTACTCCGGAGCCTCGCTCGGCTTCGGAATTGATGCCAGCTGGAGTGGGGGGGCAAGTGGTACAAGCGACCGGGCCGAGTGCGGTGCCTGCTGGTGCGAACCAAGTGAATCAGGTGCAGTACAACGAGCAGGGACCGTTTGGACCTCCTCCAGTTCCCCCGACGAATGTCAGTCCCATTACCCCCTATCCTCAGGACGATTTGATCGTGCCTGGCACCAATGGTCTGCCGACGAGTCTAGATCCTACCGTTGATGTGTTTCTGGATCTCGAAGAAACCCAGACTGGTCGTTTCATGCTCGGCGTAGGTATCAACTCCGACGCTGGTGTTGTTGGACAGATCTTGTTAGACGAACGCAACTTCGACTGGCGGCGACCTCCACGTAGCTGGCAAGACGTCGTGAACGGCACTGCCTGGCGCGGTGGTGGTCAGCGGCTGCGTATCGAGGCAGCTCCTGGCTCGCAAGTAAATCGCTACCTTGTGAATTTCCAGGAACCCTTCTTGATGGGAACTCCTATCAGTCTGGGACTTTCTGGTTCTTACTACGATCGTCGGTACGAAGACTGGGATGAAGGCCGCTTGGGCGGCAAGATCTCGCTTGGTTACCAGTGGGTGCAAAGCGATGTCTCCACGGTATTCACCTACCGCGGCGAGAGCGTCAACATTAGCAATCCCTCGAACTCGGCCGAGCCTCAACTCGCCGAAGTGCTAGGCGACAACGTGCTGCATGGGTTCAAAGCCGCGGTGGTGAACGACACCCGCGATAGCACGTTCCTCGCGACGCAAGGTCATCGCCTGGAGTTCTATGGCGAGCAAGTGATTGGCACCTACGACTATCCTCGTATCGGATTCGATGCGAAGAAGTACTTCCTGGTGCATGAGCGGGCCGACCACTCGGGCCGTCACGTGGTGAGTTTGACCAGTCAGGTCGACTACTCGGGAAGCAACACACCGCTTTACGATCAATACTTTGCCGGTGGTTTTTCGACGATGCGTGGTTTCGACTTCCGAGGAGCTTCGCCGGTCTCGAATGGGGTAATCGTGGGTGGTGAGTTCCTATGGTTGAACTCGGTGGAATACATGTTCCCGATCACTGCCGACGACATGTTCCACGGCGTCGTGTTCTGCGATTTCGGTACCGTGGAACCTAAAGTCGAGATCAACGACTTCCGGGTGAGCCCTGGTTTCGGATTCCGGATTACAGTACCCGCAATGGGCCCGGCACCGATTGCGTTGGATTTCGCTTTCCCGGTGGCCAAGGCCGATTTCGACGATACGCAGGTCTTCAGCTTCAGCATTGGCTTCCTCCGGTAG
- a CDS encoding TrkH family potassium uptake protein, translating into MFSRPRIPGAKPPRFQGFLRGIRRLWSSLKNTEVFVGSFALLIVLGTIGLKVLPGIYKEAPLGWTDAAFTATSAVCVTGLIVVDTATYFTFQGQLFLLLLIQLGGIGMMSLATLVIMALGGRPSLRSEAAATVINPGLSEITPRKLVLAVIRFTFAFESIGALLLYILWVPKMGWREAIWPAIFHSVSAFCNAGFSTYSDSLVQFSESPATLLVISCLIISGGLGFVVMEELIRYFQKPKHKRRTLSLHTKLVLWSTMLLIFVGASLFLLFEWNEGLNKLSVTDRIVNALFLSITPRTAGFNTVDYASMTTSTNFLTILLMTVGGAPGSTAGGFKVTSLAILVLLASSRLRARQSVTFAERSIPDETVQRAVGLLVVGGGIIVFGIFLLAGIGDLFGQHELFLVEAFEVVSAFNTVGLSMGATSHLSVQACWVVIFLMFIGRVGPLSLAAVLQVRFAQRGTFRYAHEDVIVG; encoded by the coding sequence ATGTTTTCTCGACCCCGAATACCGGGAGCCAAGCCTCCTCGCTTTCAAGGCTTCCTACGTGGAATCCGCCGACTTTGGAGTTCGCTCAAGAACACCGAAGTCTTTGTCGGCTCGTTCGCGCTACTGATCGTGCTAGGCACCATCGGACTGAAAGTACTACCAGGCATCTATAAAGAGGCTCCTCTGGGGTGGACCGACGCGGCCTTCACCGCAACCAGTGCTGTGTGCGTCACGGGGTTGATCGTTGTCGACACGGCGACGTACTTCACGTTTCAGGGCCAACTGTTCTTGCTGCTGCTTATTCAGTTGGGTGGCATCGGCATGATGAGCTTGGCGACGCTGGTCATCATGGCGCTGGGAGGAAGGCCGTCGCTTCGCTCCGAGGCGGCAGCCACGGTCATCAATCCGGGACTCTCTGAGATCACCCCTCGCAAGCTAGTACTAGCAGTCATTCGCTTTACGTTCGCTTTCGAAAGCATCGGCGCGCTACTGCTCTATATCTTGTGGGTTCCCAAAATGGGCTGGCGCGAGGCCATCTGGCCTGCCATCTTTCATTCGGTCAGTGCATTCTGCAACGCTGGCTTCTCGACCTATAGCGACTCGCTGGTACAGTTCAGCGAATCGCCCGCAACGCTGCTCGTGATCTCGTGCTTGATCATTAGCGGTGGACTCGGTTTTGTTGTGATGGAAGAACTGATTCGCTACTTTCAAAAGCCAAAGCACAAACGACGCACGCTCTCACTCCACACCAAGCTGGTACTCTGGAGTACGATGCTGTTGATTTTCGTCGGCGCCAGTTTGTTCCTGCTATTCGAGTGGAACGAAGGCCTTAACAAGCTTTCGGTGACCGATCGAATCGTCAATGCGTTGTTCCTGAGCATCACTCCGCGTACTGCCGGATTTAACACGGTTGATTACGCGTCGATGACCACCAGCACGAACTTTCTCACGATCTTATTAATGACCGTCGGCGGGGCCCCTGGATCCACGGCCGGCGGTTTTAAAGTCACCTCGCTCGCAATTCTCGTGCTGCTGGCTTCGTCCCGGCTTCGCGCTCGACAGTCGGTTACGTTCGCTGAGCGTTCGATTCCCGACGAAACCGTTCAGCGGGCAGTCGGCCTGCTTGTGGTCGGAGGTGGCATCATCGTATTTGGTATTTTCCTGTTAGCGGGCATCGGCGATTTGTTTGGACAACACGAACTGTTTCTCGTGGAAGCATTCGAGGTCGTGAGTGCCTTTAACACGGTTGGCCTTTCGATGGGAGCAACATCCCATCTATCCGTTCAAGCGTGCTGGGTAGTCATCTTCCTCATGTTCATTGGTCGCGTTGGCCCCTTGTCGCTGGCAGCGGTACTGCAGGTTCGATTCGCCCAACGAGGCACCTTCCGCTACGCCCACGAGGATGTCATCGTTGGCTAG
- a CDS encoding potassium channel family protein: MKRFLVIGLGNFGTTVALSLAENGHEVIAVDQDGVLVDRVGQVVARAVVGDATDIETLKRLGAEGSDAAVVSTGDDITASVLTSMALLDMKITKICVKVVSQQHARVMERLGVHQTIFPEHDTAIELAAQLTKSGLLNYDKLGADFGIQEMSVPDAWVGKTIRELNVRQKYSLTIVALHDCLTGETHPSPDPDHRLTDSETLFVAGSDNSLDHVAQIK, encoded by the coding sequence ATGAAACGCTTCTTGGTCATCGGACTTGGAAATTTTGGCACCACGGTCGCTCTCAGCCTGGCTGAGAATGGGCATGAAGTGATTGCGGTTGATCAAGATGGAGTGCTCGTAGACCGCGTTGGTCAGGTAGTCGCGAGGGCGGTGGTGGGCGACGCCACTGATATCGAAACGCTCAAGCGACTAGGGGCCGAAGGTTCCGACGCGGCAGTCGTTTCGACTGGCGACGACATCACCGCTAGTGTGCTCACGTCGATGGCCTTGCTCGACATGAAGATCACTAAGATCTGCGTAAAGGTGGTTTCGCAGCAACATGCTCGAGTGATGGAGCGATTGGGCGTGCATCAAACCATTTTCCCCGAACATGACACCGCGATCGAACTCGCCGCGCAGCTCACCAAGTCGGGACTCCTGAACTACGACAAGTTGGGAGCCGATTTCGGGATTCAGGAAATGAGCGTGCCAGATGCCTGGGTTGGCAAAACCATTCGCGAGCTAAATGTAAGACAGAAGTATTCGCTTACCATTGTCGCGTTACACGATTGCCTTACCGGCGAAACGCACCCTTCGCCAGATCCCGATCATCGGCTGACCGATTCGGAAACGCTATTCGTCGCGGGCAGCGACAACTCGCTCGATCACGTTGCTCAGATCAAGTAA